In the genome of Myxococcus stipitatus, one region contains:
- a CDS encoding OmpP1/FadL family transporter yields MKKTLSLVALLAAGSSQAAGFQINTHSARSTGMGNAAAAWLEDSSAIYSNAANILGVNKLDVTVGDTGILPGIKFKPTLGAEQGQKTTLSPPPHLFIAYKPFDKFAVGLGVYTPFGANSRWVDDFVGRFKAQESAMAIYNINPTAAYQLHERFRIGGGVNIYRGTLELKRALGFVESEGQVHLGGSSWGVGYNIGVQAIVVPKLITMGLHYRSSADLTFKGNADFQNVPAEFQSRLPDGRVEGDVTLPATVAWGLAFTPMDNLTLAFDANWVDWSSFQELAIEFPDNPAINNPLPKRWRAKWNYHLGGEYGVTPDLQVRAGLIYDPAPGPHGTLTPDLPDADRFGVSVGAGYRWNALRADLGYQYVTLADNESSAPGISGTYNGSAHVFGLTLGYSM; encoded by the coding sequence ATGAAGAAGACACTCTCCCTCGTAGCGCTGCTGGCCGCGGGTTCCTCCCAGGCGGCGGGCTTCCAGATCAACACGCACAGCGCCCGCTCCACGGGCATGGGCAACGCGGCGGCCGCGTGGCTGGAGGACTCCTCCGCCATCTACTCGAACGCCGCGAACATCCTCGGTGTGAACAAGCTGGACGTGACGGTGGGCGACACCGGCATCCTCCCCGGCATCAAGTTCAAGCCGACGCTGGGCGCCGAGCAGGGCCAGAAGACGACCCTGTCGCCGCCGCCGCACCTGTTCATCGCCTACAAGCCCTTCGACAAGTTCGCGGTGGGCCTGGGCGTGTACACGCCGTTCGGCGCGAACAGCCGCTGGGTGGATGACTTCGTGGGCCGCTTCAAGGCCCAGGAGTCGGCCATGGCCATCTACAACATCAACCCCACCGCCGCGTACCAGCTCCACGAGCGGTTCCGCATCGGTGGCGGCGTGAACATCTACCGCGGCACGCTGGAGCTCAAGCGCGCGCTGGGCTTCGTCGAGAGCGAAGGCCAGGTGCACCTGGGCGGCTCCTCCTGGGGCGTGGGCTACAACATCGGCGTGCAGGCCATCGTGGTGCCGAAGCTCATCACCATGGGCCTGCACTACCGCAGCTCCGCGGACCTCACCTTCAAGGGCAACGCGGACTTCCAGAACGTGCCCGCGGAGTTCCAGTCGCGTCTGCCGGACGGCCGCGTGGAGGGTGACGTCACCCTGCCCGCGACGGTGGCGTGGGGTCTTGCCTTCACCCCGATGGACAACCTGACGCTGGCGTTCGACGCCAACTGGGTGGACTGGTCCTCGTTCCAGGAGCTCGCCATCGAGTTCCCGGACAACCCGGCCATCAACAACCCGCTGCCCAAGCGCTGGCGCGCGAAGTGGAACTACCATCTGGGCGGTGAGTACGGCGTGACGCCGGACCTCCAGGTCCGCGCCGGCCTCATCTACGACCCGGCTCCGGGTCCGCACGGCACGCTGACGCCGGACCTCCCGGACGCGGACCGCTTCGGCGTCTCCGTGGGCGCGGGCTACCGCTGGAACGCGCTGCGCGCGGACCTCGGCTACCAGTACGTCACGCTGGCCGACAACGAGAGCTCCGCGCCGGGCATCTCCGGCACGTACAACGGCTCCGCGCACGTGTTCGGCCTGACGCTCGGCTACTCGATGTAG